The sequence below is a genomic window from Deltaproteobacteria bacterium.
GGCGGTCAGTCCCCGGAGCAGCAGCACGACGTACAGGCTGTTGCCGGATTCGGCGTCGTAGCGGCTGCGGATGCCCAGCACTCCCTCGACCTCCGCCTCGACCCCTGCCTCCTCGGCCACCTCGCGCACCACCGCGTCCTCAATGGTCTCGTCCGGCTCGATGAAGCCGCCGGGGACCTGCCAGTTGCCGTGCCCGCGGCGCGACGCGCGGCGCACGAAGAGCAGGCGTCCGTCCCGCACCACCGCCCCGCCGACCCCGATGTTGTAGCCCGTGTTGTAGCGCTGCGGTATCGCCATGTCGTCCTTTCCGTTGCGGGCGCTCCCACGCCACGCCCGCTGCCGGCGAGCGCTCGGGGCGGGAACCGCCACCGGTCCGGGTGTCGGAGGCTCCAAGGGCGACGGTCATGCGCCGGTCCGCGCCGCCGCGATAGGAAACCGCGACCCCGCGATGTTATAACTTGGCCCATGAACGCGCGTCCAGCGATACTCGATCGGGACCGCCCGCGCACGGTCCCGCGGAGGACCGACCATGGGTGACGCACTGGGATGGCGCCGCAAGTTCGCCGTCATCGCCCCTTCCACCAATACCTCGGTACAGCCGGAGTTCGACGACATGCGGCCGGAGGGTGTGACCAACCACTTCGCCCGCATCTGGATTCCCGACGATCCCATCCACGACGACGCGGACTTCGAGCAGTTGATGCGCAACATCCGCGCGGAGGTGGACAACGCCATCGACCGTGTCATGACCTGCCGGCCGGACTACCTGATCATGGGCATGTCCTCGGAGACGTTCTGGGACGGCGCCGAGGGCAGCCGGCGCCTGCTGGCCAACGTGGAAAATCGGTCGGGCGTCCGTGTGGCCATGGGCTCGTACGCGTGCGAGGCGGCGCTGGAGGCCTACGGCGGCATCCGGCGCCTCGGCGTGATCACGCCCTACATGCCCGTGGGCGACTCCCAGGTGGTGCGTTTCTTCACCGACTGCGGCTACGAGGTGGCGCGCCTCAAGGGGCTCAAGTGCGAGAGCCCGGTGCTGATCGCGCATGTGCAGGCGGACACGCTGGAGGCGGCCATCCGGGAAGTGGACGGCGACGACGTGGACGCGGTGGTCCAGGTGGGCACCAACCTGGCCATGGCCCGCGTCGCGGGAGAGGCGGAACAACGCCTGGGCAAGCCGGTCATCGCCATCAACACGGCCATCTACTGGTACGCGCTGCGCCAGAACGGC
It includes:
- a CDS encoding NUDIX domain-containing protein, whose product is MAIPQRYNTGYNIGVGGAVVRDGRLLFVRRASRRGHGNWQVPGGFIEPDETIEDAVVREVAEEAGVEAEVEGVLGIRSRYDAESGNSLYVVLLLRGLTAEPTPDGREVDRAVYLSLDQIRALDPLPQTNWEVAQSALVPEPRLLMPKTVSNQRGAIFQLFIG
- a CDS encoding arylmalonate decarboxylase; its protein translation is MGDALGWRRKFAVIAPSTNTSVQPEFDDMRPEGVTNHFARIWIPDDPIHDDADFEQLMRNIRAEVDNAIDRVMTCRPDYLIMGMSSETFWDGAEGSRRLLANVENRSGVRVAMGSYACEAALEAYGGIRRLGVITPYMPVGDSQVVRFFTDCGYEVARLKGLKCESPVLIAHVQADTLEAAIREVDGDDVDAVVQVGTNLAMARVAGEAEQRLGKPVIAINTAIYWYALRQNGLSDKVEGFGALLERF